A region of Reichenbachiella carrageenanivorans DNA encodes the following proteins:
- a CDS encoding sulfatase family protein — MKMYIHAIKELIFSLSIVVVLGLVGCSRPDSEQKSQTNTPPNIIWLMSEDISVDLECYGMPAVKTPYLNKMAAQGVKFQNCFVTNSICSPSRSAMLVGVHQNKINAQHHRSNRQVPLAEGYYPFTYHLRKAGYTTILGHHGVMGKGRKIDVNFKHEPLGDWDGQTKFGLFDKYDTFTVADQPFFAQIQLKVTHRGDWWDEIRNQSAHPVNPDSVELPPYMADHPVIRLDWAKYLDQLEYMDAEVGMIFKELEEKGLADNTIVIFVGDNGRCNIRGKGYLHDPGLRIPLLVYDPNGLSGQVRDDVISATDITATVLSYAGVDIPDYMTGRPIFDEKFERSTVYSARDLWDEVEEQSRSVTTQKWKYIRNDKPEVPFDAHQGYLEFYRPAVHVMRTLKTEGKLNASQSFFFQDEKPTEELYDLEKDPYEEHNLALNPEYTTIVANLRNELGAYEEAYAPISQVYEPITPNAVELLEWVKKEKPALYQQMQEGVEIGFQALSKAYKQAATKK, encoded by the coding sequence ATGAAAATGTATATCCATGCCATCAAAGAGCTCATATTCAGCTTGTCTATAGTCGTAGTTTTGGGGCTTGTAGGCTGTAGTCGCCCAGATTCTGAGCAAAAATCGCAGACCAACACACCCCCTAATATCATATGGCTAATGTCTGAAGACATCAGTGTGGATCTAGAGTGCTATGGCATGCCCGCAGTCAAAACACCATATTTAAACAAAATGGCTGCTCAAGGTGTCAAATTCCAAAACTGCTTTGTCACTAATTCGATCTGTTCGCCTAGCCGCTCGGCCATGTTAGTAGGTGTCCACCAAAACAAAATAAACGCCCAACACCACAGGAGCAATAGGCAAGTGCCCCTTGCAGAAGGATATTATCCATTTACCTATCACCTTCGAAAGGCTGGCTATACCACTATTTTGGGGCATCATGGGGTGATGGGTAAGGGAAGAAAAATAGATGTCAACTTCAAGCACGAACCACTCGGGGACTGGGACGGTCAGACAAAATTTGGTCTCTTTGATAAGTACGATACATTCACTGTAGCTGATCAACCATTTTTTGCACAGATTCAATTGAAGGTGACGCACCGTGGAGATTGGTGGGACGAGATTCGCAATCAATCAGCACATCCTGTAAATCCTGATTCGGTAGAATTGCCTCCGTATATGGCAGATCATCCGGTCATTAGATTGGACTGGGCCAAGTACCTCGACCAATTGGAATATATGGATGCAGAAGTGGGGATGATATTCAAAGAATTGGAAGAAAAAGGGCTGGCCGACAATACTATCGTCATTTTTGTAGGCGACAACGGCCGGTGCAACATTCGAGGCAAAGGGTATCTGCACGACCCAGGGTTGCGTATTCCTCTACTGGTCTATGACCCCAACGGGCTGAGCGGGCAAGTGCGAGATGATGTGATCAGTGCGACCGACATCACTGCTACAGTCTTGTCGTATGCGGGAGTGGACATCCCTGATTATATGACAGGCAGACCCATATTTGATGAAAAATTCGAAAGAAGTACAGTCTATAGTGCGCGCGATTTATGGGACGAAGTAGAAGAGCAATCTAGGTCTGTCACCACCCAGAAATGGAAATATATCAGAAATGACAAGCCAGAAGTACCTTTCGATGCACATCAGGGGTATTTAGAGTTTTATCGACCAGCTGTACATGTGATGCGTACGTTGAAAACAGAGGGAAAACTCAACGCAAGTCAGTCGTTCTTTTTTCAAGATGAAAAACCTACCGAAGAGCTGTATGACCTAGAAAAAGACCCTTATGAGGAGCATAACCTAGCACTAAATCCAGAGTATACCACCATCGTGGCCAATTTGCGTAACGAGCTAGGCGCATACGAAGAAGCGTACGCGCCCATAAGTCAGGTCTACGAACCCATAACCCCCAATGCAGTAGAGCTACTCGAATGGGTGAAAAAGGAAAAACCAGCGCTTTATCAGCAAATGCAAGAAGGTGTGGAAATTGGCTTTCAAGCATTATCTAAAGCATATAAGCAGGCTGCGACTAAGAAGTAG
- the xylA gene encoding xylose isomerase translates to MEDVKIVTGDKEYFKEIGKIKYEGRESDNPLAFKFYDENKVVAGKTMKEHFRFAVAYWHTLCGTGGDPFGPGTKEFPWSTSSDVLGRAKDKMDAAFEFITKLGVPYYCFHDFDLIDEGSTLAESGERLNAITDYAKQKQAESGVKLLWGTANCFSNPRYMNGAATNPDFDIVAYAGAQVKNALDATIKLGGENYVFWGGREGYMSLLNTNMKKEQEHMARFLHMAKDYARTQGFKGTFFIEPKPMEPSKHQYDFDAATVIGFLRQYDLLDDFKLNLEVNHATLAQHTFAHELQVAADAGLLGSIDANRGDYQNGWDTDQFPVDLYEVTEAMLVILEAGGITEGGINFDAKTRRNSTDLEDIFYAHIGGMDVFARALLTAQNILDHSTYKNLRKARYSSFNTLKGKEFEEGKLDLAALAELAAKNGEPKLRSGQQELFENLVNKYI, encoded by the coding sequence ATGGAAGATGTGAAAATTGTGACAGGAGATAAGGAATATTTCAAAGAAATAGGAAAGATAAAATATGAAGGTCGTGAGTCGGATAACCCGTTGGCTTTCAAATTTTATGATGAAAATAAAGTCGTAGCGGGTAAAACCATGAAGGAACATTTCAGGTTTGCAGTTGCTTATTGGCATACACTATGCGGTACAGGAGGAGATCCATTTGGACCAGGTACTAAAGAGTTTCCTTGGTCTACTTCTTCAGATGTTCTAGGCAGAGCCAAAGACAAAATGGATGCAGCTTTTGAGTTTATCACTAAACTGGGCGTGCCTTACTACTGTTTCCATGATTTTGATTTGATAGATGAAGGAAGCACACTTGCAGAATCGGGCGAGAGGTTGAATGCCATTACGGATTATGCCAAGCAAAAGCAAGCCGAATCGGGTGTCAAGTTGCTTTGGGGTACAGCCAATTGCTTCTCGAATCCGCGCTATATGAATGGAGCAGCTACCAATCCTGATTTTGATATTGTGGCTTATGCTGGTGCACAGGTGAAAAATGCCTTGGATGCGACCATCAAGCTAGGCGGTGAAAATTATGTGTTTTGGGGAGGAAGAGAAGGTTATATGTCTTTGCTCAATACCAACATGAAAAAGGAGCAGGAGCACATGGCTCGGTTTCTACATATGGCCAAAGATTATGCGCGAACGCAAGGGTTTAAAGGTACATTTTTTATCGAACCGAAGCCTATGGAGCCGTCTAAGCACCAGTATGATTTTGATGCCGCTACTGTGATTGGGTTCTTGAGACAATACGACTTGTTGGACGATTTTAAACTAAACCTAGAAGTAAACCATGCCACACTGGCACAGCATACATTCGCTCACGAACTACAAGTAGCCGCAGATGCTGGCTTGCTCGGTAGCATAGATGCCAACAGGGGCGATTATCAAAATGGCTGGGATACGGATCAGTTTCCAGTGGATTTGTACGAAGTCACAGAGGCCATGCTTGTGATCTTGGAAGCTGGGGGTATTACCGAGGGCGGGATCAACTTCGACGCCAAGACCAGAAGAAATTCAACAGATTTGGAGGATATATTCTACGCACATATTGGAGGTATGGATGTGTTTGCTAGAGCCTTGCTTACGGCTCAGAATATATTGGATCATTCTACTTACAAAAATTTGAGGAAGGCGCGATACAGTTCGTTCAATACACTCAAAGGTAAAGAGTTTGAAGAAGGCAAATTGGACTTGGCAGCCTTGGCGGAATTGGCCGCTAAGAATGGCGAGCCGAAGCTCAGAAGCGGCCAGCAAGAGCTATTCGAAAACCTAGTAAACAAGTACATCTAG
- a CDS encoding sulfatase family protein, with the protein MNKWKSVLCLWMITILVVACSPAALTTSEVSTSTRPNILWIFSEDLSPFMGCYGDTINEGHTPVIDQLASEGVLFTKAYATAPVCSASRSAIITGMMQTTTGTHNHRSSRTVDGQIVPEELRIYLADSIKTLPELMQEAGYFTFNSGKDDYNFHYDRGALYNVGNAPDYQPGMNGWQGNKAAHSLSITEDTWGARPDKNQPWFGQIEIMGGKAGAKHVREGELLDTYDVPLPPYFPDVLSQRKAWTDHYNANRGADARVEAILAQLASDGEMDNTIVFFFSDHGSNTSLRHKQFCYEGGMLVPLMIKGNHPSLQAGTIRNELVSLLDVTATTLAMGGIELPDYLDGQDLFDKTYEAPEYVFGARDRCDYTIDRIRTVRSEQYRYIRNYFPERPMMQPGYRDNKPIVKDMKRLYEEGKLTTYQAAHWFGQRPEEELYDLSADPHQMNNLALDAKYSDALIKHRQVLEQWIVDTGDQGQYPEAVAQLKATYDLWKDRPRFRDAKVNSEYDQFRQKDKKE; encoded by the coding sequence ATGAATAAATGGAAATCGGTTTTGTGCCTCTGGATGATTACGATTCTAGTAGTAGCATGTTCGCCAGCAGCACTCACCACCAGTGAGGTAAGTACATCCACTAGACCCAATATTCTATGGATTTTTTCAGAAGACCTGTCACCATTTATGGGCTGCTATGGCGACACGATCAATGAAGGACATACGCCAGTGATAGACCAATTGGCTTCAGAGGGCGTTTTGTTTACCAAAGCATATGCTACTGCTCCTGTTTGCTCAGCTAGCCGATCGGCCATCATCACGGGGATGATGCAGACTACCACAGGCACACACAACCATCGGTCGAGCAGAACCGTAGATGGGCAAATCGTGCCAGAGGAATTACGGATTTACTTGGCAGACAGCATCAAGACACTGCCCGAATTGATGCAGGAAGCAGGTTACTTTACCTTCAATAGTGGCAAAGACGATTATAATTTTCACTACGACCGAGGGGCATTATATAATGTGGGCAATGCTCCAGATTATCAACCTGGAATGAATGGCTGGCAGGGCAATAAAGCAGCACATAGTTTGTCGATAACTGAGGACACATGGGGGGCGCGCCCAGACAAAAATCAACCATGGTTTGGTCAGATAGAAATCATGGGAGGCAAGGCTGGAGCTAAACATGTTAGAGAGGGAGAGTTGTTAGATACCTATGATGTGCCACTGCCTCCGTATTTTCCAGATGTATTGTCTCAGCGGAAAGCTTGGACGGATCATTACAATGCCAATAGAGGGGCAGATGCCAGAGTAGAAGCTATACTTGCGCAACTAGCTTCCGATGGAGAAATGGACAATACCATTGTGTTTTTCTTCTCAGATCATGGAAGCAATACTTCTTTGAGACACAAGCAGTTTTGCTACGAAGGAGGCATGCTCGTGCCGCTAATGATCAAAGGCAATCACCCCAGTCTACAAGCAGGAACGATCAGAAATGAGCTGGTTTCGTTGCTCGATGTCACGGCGACCACATTGGCCATGGGGGGGATAGAGTTACCCGATTATCTCGATGGTCAGGATCTTTTTGATAAAACATATGAAGCCCCTGAGTATGTGTTTGGAGCCAGAGATAGGTGTGACTATACCATCGATAGGATCAGAACGGTGCGGTCGGAGCAGTATCGCTATATCCGCAATTATTTCCCAGAGCGTCCTATGATGCAGCCAGGTTATCGTGACAATAAGCCCATAGTGAAAGACATGAAGCGCCTATATGAAGAGGGAAAACTTACGACCTATCAGGCAGCGCATTGGTTTGGCCAAAGGCCAGAGGAGGAACTGTACGATTTGTCTGCGGATCCTCATCAGATGAATAATTTGGCACTAGATGCCAAGTATAGCGACGCGCTCATCAAACACCGACAGGTGCTGGAGCAGTGGATAGTAGATACTGGCGATCAAGGCCAATACCCCGAAGCAGTCGCCCAACTAAAAGCGACCTACGACCTGTGGAAAGATCGCCCAAGATTTCGTGATGCAAAAGTCAATTCAGAATATGATCAATTCAGACAAAAAGACAAAAAAGAGTAA
- a CDS encoding T9SS type A sorting domain-containing protein: MINSDKKTKKSKRNLSSLLLGIGLVLSLPTKADGNEFTVAAVDQLEEAPTLNYIQTQDFVEMDLRRGVYQVTLQVFKTTGTTISKIQTYLTDPWVTVPWDISNSATNQWIKLTAKVNIYSSVSYSKLRFQTSDHVSTGGGTGAVYVDDLTFTFLEEIPEEEDKPVLEIDPETVIQVFPNPVSATMTVLMPASGTISMTSLDGRVIAHFANISELKYSTAHLQTGVYLMHIQINGTTTVKKVIIE; this comes from the coding sequence ATGATCAATTCAGACAAAAAGACAAAAAAGAGTAAACGAAACCTGTCCAGCCTGTTACTAGGTATTGGTTTGGTTCTTTCTTTGCCTACTAAGGCTGACGGTAATGAATTTACTGTGGCAGCAGTAGATCAATTGGAAGAGGCTCCTACGTTGAATTATATCCAGACCCAAGATTTTGTTGAGATGGATTTGAGGCGAGGAGTGTATCAAGTGACCTTACAGGTGTTTAAAACCACGGGGACTACTATTTCAAAAATTCAAACTTATTTGACCGACCCCTGGGTGACAGTACCATGGGATATTTCTAACAGTGCTACCAATCAATGGATAAAACTCACTGCCAAAGTGAACATCTACAGTTCGGTGTCATATTCCAAACTCAGGTTTCAAACGTCTGATCATGTCAGTACAGGTGGAGGTACGGGAGCCGTTTATGTAGATGATTTAACATTTACTTTTTTGGAAGAAATTCCAGAGGAAGAGGATAAACCCGTATTGGAGATTGATCCAGAGACTGTTATTCAGGTTTTTCCTAATCCTGTTTCTGCTACCATGACCGTGCTGATGCCAGCATCAGGTACGATAAGCATGACAAGTCTGGATGGGAGAGTAATCGCTCATTTCGCTAATATTTCAGAACTAAAATATTCTACCGCCCATTTGCAAACGGGAGTATATTTGATGCATATTCAAATCAATGGTACGACTACGGTCAAAAAAGTAATCATAGAGTAG
- a CDS encoding sugar porter family MFS transporter, whose protein sequence is MKTEKTNILYITAITLVATLGGFLFGYDTGVIAGSGPYVQQLFNLSPAFFGFVVASALIGCMGGSLLSGYTSKAIGRQRSLLLAGVLFFISALGSALPDSATELVIYRLIGGVGVGLASAVAPVYIAELAPAHMRGKLVSINQLAIVMGFVVVFFVNYGIQDATDVVWNQTTGWRWMFASECVPAGLFFILALFVPKSPRWLVLQGREEEARQILDKVDPSSAAQELADIEASLKNANSSSFSLKYPKIGLILLIGVGLSVFQQITGINAILYYGNAIFISMGAGADAAMINQIVVGLAMMIFTCVAIFTVEKFGRKPLILIGTAGMGVMIFVFGQLMYMGILSVANLAVLVLYIAFFSFSQGPIVWVYLSEIFPNKVRGVAMSIAVFAQWLANYAVSQTFPMMADEQGYLYQQYNGAFPFWMYGVFCLIAVIFIWKLVPETKGKTLEEMEQLWTAEEKNQ, encoded by the coding sequence TTGAAAACGGAAAAAACAAACATACTTTACATTACTGCTATTACGCTGGTAGCTACTCTTGGTGGTTTTCTATTTGGTTATGACACAGGAGTCATTGCTGGGTCGGGACCATATGTCCAGCAGCTTTTCAACTTGTCACCTGCATTTTTTGGCTTTGTGGTGGCTAGTGCCCTGATCGGGTGTATGGGAGGATCGCTTTTGTCGGGGTATACCAGCAAGGCGATTGGAAGGCAGCGGTCATTGCTATTGGCTGGAGTACTGTTTTTTATCTCCGCTTTGGGTTCTGCATTACCAGATTCCGCTACAGAGCTGGTCATCTATCGATTGATCGGTGGAGTAGGTGTAGGCCTTGCGTCTGCAGTGGCGCCTGTGTATATCGCAGAGTTGGCACCAGCACACATGCGTGGCAAATTGGTGTCTATCAATCAGCTCGCTATTGTGATGGGCTTTGTAGTGGTGTTTTTTGTCAACTATGGAATTCAGGATGCTACAGATGTAGTTTGGAATCAGACTACAGGCTGGCGTTGGATGTTTGCGAGTGAGTGTGTTCCAGCAGGCTTGTTTTTTATTTTGGCGCTATTCGTACCCAAAAGTCCCAGATGGCTGGTGCTACAAGGTAGAGAAGAAGAGGCTCGACAAATATTGGATAAGGTGGATCCATCGAGTGCTGCACAAGAATTAGCAGACATAGAAGCTTCTTTGAAAAATGCGAATAGTTCTAGCTTTAGCCTCAAGTATCCTAAGATTGGTTTGATTTTATTGATCGGAGTGGGGCTTTCTGTATTTCAGCAGATCACAGGTATCAACGCCATTCTGTACTATGGCAATGCCATATTTATTAGTATGGGAGCAGGGGCAGATGCCGCTATGATCAATCAGATCGTGGTAGGCTTGGCGATGATGATATTTACTTGTGTCGCTATTTTCACGGTAGAAAAATTTGGCCGAAAGCCATTGATATTGATTGGTACGGCAGGCATGGGTGTCATGATTTTTGTATTTGGTCAGCTCATGTATATGGGCATATTGAGCGTAGCTAACTTAGCCGTTTTGGTGTTGTATATTGCGTTCTTCTCTTTTTCTCAAGGACCTATAGTATGGGTTTATCTTTCTGAAATTTTCCCTAATAAGGTGAGAGGAGTGGCTATGTCTATTGCCGTATTTGCACAGTGGTTGGCCAATTATGCCGTATCGCAGACCTTCCCTATGATGGCTGATGAGCAAGGGTATCTGTATCAGCAGTATAACGGGGCTTTTCCGTTTTGGATGTATGGTGTTTTTTGCCTGATCGCTGTCATTTTTATATGGAAGCTTGTGCCTGAGACTAAAGGAAAAACCCTCGAAGAAATGGAGCAGCTCTGGACCGCAGAAGAGAAAAATCAATAA
- a CDS encoding xylulokinase, with translation MYLIGYDIGSSSIKAALVEASTGKTLSIKQYPESEMEIISKQTGWAEQQPEVWWDNVKIATERLLEETKVNPADIKSIGISYQMHGMVLVDKDYQVLRPSIIWCDSRAVEVGNRAFEEIGAEKCLTHLLNSPGNFTASKVKWVKDHEPEVYARIHKMLLPGDFIALRMTDRACTTVSGLSEAMLWDFKNENVASFLLENYGINESLIPEIVNTVGDQGTLTQAAADFLGLAVGTQVSYRAGDQPNNAMSLNVLNPGEIAATGGTSGVVYGIVDKPQVDPKTRVNPFIHVNHTSSDPRIGILLCVNGAGIQYSWMKQMLASEGTTYEEIERLAATAPVNSDGLRVIPFGNGAERILENENVGSQVINLHFNTHKKAHLYRAALEGIAYSFIYGVEIMQHIGMEVSVIKVGNDNLFQSAIFSNTISNVLGCKIEMLDATGAVGAAKASGVGIGFYQSLGEAFEKVVPVKVYENGQDRAAYQAGYKLWKTDLEKILAKN, from the coding sequence ATGTATTTAATAGGATATGACATAGGGAGCTCGTCGATCAAGGCTGCGCTAGTGGAGGCTTCGACGGGCAAGACTTTGTCTATTAAACAATATCCGGAATCTGAGATGGAAATCATCTCTAAGCAAACTGGTTGGGCCGAACAGCAACCAGAAGTATGGTGGGATAATGTGAAAATAGCCACCGAACGGTTGCTCGAAGAAACCAAAGTAAATCCAGCAGATATCAAAAGCATCGGCATCTCTTACCAGATGCATGGCATGGTACTGGTCGACAAAGATTATCAGGTCTTGCGCCCGTCGATCATCTGGTGCGACAGTCGAGCGGTAGAGGTTGGCAATCGGGCCTTTGAGGAAATAGGTGCAGAGAAGTGCTTGACGCATTTGCTCAACTCCCCAGGCAATTTTACCGCTTCGAAAGTGAAGTGGGTCAAAGATCATGAACCTGAAGTGTATGCACGCATTCACAAAATGCTATTGCCAGGTGACTTTATTGCACTCAGAATGACGGATCGTGCCTGTACGACCGTATCTGGCTTGTCGGAAGCCATGCTTTGGGATTTCAAAAACGAAAATGTAGCCAGTTTTTTATTGGAGAATTATGGTATTAACGAAAGTCTGATTCCAGAGATCGTGAATACTGTGGGAGATCAAGGGACTTTGACTCAGGCGGCTGCGGATTTTTTAGGCTTGGCAGTAGGCACTCAGGTGAGCTATCGAGCAGGCGATCAGCCCAACAATGCCATGTCTCTCAACGTGCTTAATCCTGGCGAAATTGCAGCCACAGGAGGCACTTCTGGCGTGGTGTACGGTATTGTGGACAAGCCGCAAGTAGACCCAAAAACACGCGTCAATCCTTTCATACACGTCAATCACACCAGTTCAGATCCTCGCATAGGTATTCTGCTTTGTGTGAATGGAGCAGGTATCCAATACAGCTGGATGAAGCAGATGCTGGCCAGTGAAGGTACGACGTACGAAGAAATAGAACGTCTAGCAGCCACTGCACCAGTCAATTCGGATGGGCTCAGGGTTATCCCCTTTGGCAATGGAGCAGAAAGAATCCTAGAAAATGAAAATGTAGGATCGCAGGTGATCAATTTACATTTCAATACGCACAAAAAGGCGCATTTGTACCGAGCAGCCTTAGAAGGCATTGCTTATTCTTTTATCTACGGCGTAGAGATCATGCAGCACATCGGTATGGAGGTCAGCGTGATCAAAGTAGGCAACGATAACTTGTTTCAGTCGGCTATTTTTTCCAATACCATTTCTAATGTATTGGGGTGTAAGATCGAAATGCTCGATGCTACTGGGGCAGTAGGTGCAGCCAAGGCTTCGGGTGTCGGTATTGGTTTTTACCAATCGCTCGGCGAAGCCTTTGAAAAAGTAGTACCTGTAAAAGTGTATGAAAATGGGCAAGACAGGGCAGCGTATCAGGCTGGGTACAAACTTTGGAAAACAGATTTAGAAAAAATATTAGCTAAAAATTAA